The proteins below come from a single Pseudomonadota bacterium genomic window:
- a CDS encoding sigma-70 family RNA polymerase sigma factor yields MSTTAAVAGGALPPPADGHRRLVLAGLLVAVATRRHNAAMAASDVTQLLQEWRAGDKAALETLTPLVHDELKRLAARQFRGERANHTLQPTALVNEAYLRLVDASIDWQDRAHFFALAARMMRRILATHAEARSAQKRGGGQPAVTLNEELVPSPSSDVRLLDLDAAISRLAALDPRQGELIELNVFAGLTFAEMAKVTGLSTSTIDRELRFAKVWLKRELSR; encoded by the coding sequence GTGAGCACGACTGCCGCTGTGGCGGGAGGGGCGCTGCCTCCTCCCGCCGACGGGCATCGCCGTCTGGTGCTCGCGGGGCTGCTGGTCGCGGTGGCGACCCGCCGCCATAATGCGGCCATGGCCGCGAGCGACGTGACGCAATTGCTTCAGGAATGGCGCGCCGGCGACAAGGCGGCCCTGGAGACGTTGACGCCTCTGGTGCACGACGAACTGAAGCGTCTTGCGGCGCGGCAGTTTCGGGGCGAGCGCGCCAACCACACCCTGCAACCTACGGCGTTGGTGAATGAGGCGTATCTGCGGCTGGTCGACGCCTCCATCGACTGGCAGGATCGGGCGCACTTCTTCGCTTTGGCCGCCAGAATGATGCGCCGGATCCTCGCCACCCACGCCGAGGCGCGCAGCGCTCAGAAACGCGGTGGCGGCCAGCCGGCCGTCACCCTCAACGAAGAACTCGTGCCATCACCTTCCAGTGACGTACGTCTGCTGGATCTCGATGCCGCCATATCGCGCCTCGCTGCCCTGGATCCGCGACAAGGGGAGCTTATCGAGCTGAACGTCTTCGCCGGGCTTACCTTTGCCGAGATGGCGAAGGTGACGGGCCTCTCCACCAGTACGATCGATCGGGAGTTGCGCTTTGCCAAGGTGTGGCTGAAGCGCGAGCTCAGTCGCTGA
- a CDS encoding NIPSNAP family protein: MITCYLRYTIDPSRLAEFEHYARLWIPLVERFGGTHHGYFLPKESANDLAVAMFTFPSLAAYEDYRTKSESDPECQAAFAYAEETGCIIRYERQFLRPIFGS, encoded by the coding sequence ATGATCACCTGCTACCTCCGCTACACCATCGACCCCTCGAGGCTCGCCGAGTTCGAACACTACGCCCGCCTCTGGATCCCCCTCGTCGAACGCTTCGGCGGCACCCACCACGGCTACTTCCTCCCCAAGGAAAGCGCCAACGACCTGGCCGTGGCCATGTTCACCTTCCCCTCCCTCGCCGCCTACGAGGACTACCGCACGAAGTCCGAGTCAGATCCGGAGTGCCAGGCCGCCTTCGCATACGCCGAGGAGACTGGCTGCATCATCCGCTACGAACGCCAGTTCCTCCGCCCCATCTTTGGCAGCTGA